CGCGCGGCGCCGAATGAAGGAAGTGACATGACCAGCACGCTGAAACAATTCAAGAAGCGAGCTCTTGCTCGCCCGGAAGTGAAATCGGCCTACGAGGCCTCCGCTGAAGAGTTTGCCTTCCTGGACGAGGTCCTGAAGGCGCGCGCAGCGGCCGGACTGACCCAGGCCGAGGTCGCCGAGCGCATTGGCACCACGCAATCCGCCATCGCGCGATTGGAGTCTGCGGGAACAAAACACTCCCCCTCCATAGCCACGTTGCAGAAATACGCGAAGGCGCTGGGACATACGGTGCAGGTGCGGTTAGTGAAAGAACGACGTCTAACACCGCGTATATGGACTCCCCCCGGAAGGAAAAAGACTGATCGATAGTTGTGGCAAGTCGGGAGAGCCTGCAGTCGTATATCCGGCATCGTGAGTGGGCTCGTTGTGGCCCGTGCCGACATGGAATCTGCGAACACCGAAGCGCCAATCGTTACGAGCGGCAAGCGTGCAGCTGCCGGCAGTGTTATCGGCGTCTAGCGGTGTGGGGGTGACCCTGGGTGCCATGATGGGCGATCAATCTCTACGCAAGGCTCGAGGTGGTTGAGAGGTGTGGAAAGGTTTTCAGGCCGGTAACGGAAACGCCGTGCGGGTAACCGTTGAGCCATCGGGCCCAGTAGTGGGCAGAGCCGCACGCTTCCATGATCACCAGGCCCACCGCGCGGTTGGCGAACCAGCGCTCGAACTGGGTACGCGAAAGGCGATGCGATTCGATCACCCGCCAGGAGCT
This Betaproteobacteria bacterium DNA region includes the following protein-coding sequences:
- a CDS encoding helix-turn-helix transcriptional regulator; amino-acid sequence: MTSTLKQFKKRALARPEVKSAYEASAEEFAFLDEVLKARAAAGLTQAEVAERIGTTQSAIARLESAGTKHSPSIATLQKYAKALGHTVQVRLVKERRLTPRIWTPPGRKKTDR